The genomic window CAACAAGAAGTTGTAATTCAGTTCAAGTTTTGTCTGTTAATTTAGTGTTGTATAAGTTCTTATCGAGTGGTTGATAATGACATTTTTATCCACAATGTGCGCGTGTTACTTTGTTTTGATGCCTACTTTAGGTTATGTAACAAAATGtatgtttgaaatttgaacttGATATGTATCCATACATTAacttatttgtattaaaatCTTTGTATTAACCATGATTTGTGCCTATGTTTTAATTGGTATTCACTGTTAAATTACTATTAATGttaatcatttttgaaataatcatactacttaatatattaatgaatataaaatttgattacTTTTAGAATGTGGACTTAGCAAAGTGTAACTTAAAAATGTGGACTTAGCATAGtgtatcttaaaaaaaaatatgtgtaacgttacgacccgtgcgatagcacgggtctattactagttgtTAATATATGTGGATGAACATTttacaaataaagaaataaatgtTGAATATACATCTTATACATGGGGATGAatatttaatacaaaaaataaatacatactTACATACCATATATTCtataacataaacacatttATATcaaaaatgaaggaaaaaaaactacaaattttattttaaaacgtttttttcacaaaaaaaataataataaaatgacatttacattttttatagataaaaactaaccgtgcttggcacggggtGAATTATTCTAGTACTAATCTAAACCTGTGTCAAACAAAGAGTGATTATTTCCCCTTGTTGTAAACAAAATGTGCCAGCTGTATATTAGGAATGAAGCATCTAATCTGGATTGGTTATCAATCTTTTCGCACCTGCACTGCACTGCACCTATGTTAATAGgaataataaatgaataattaATCTTGCTCATCATCATTTCAATTCACTCCTCATCTCTTATTTATTGCGACACACAAGAACCTCTCAATCACATGATATTCTTCATACATCCAGTATAAATAATGGCATTGTCTTTCTTACCTACCTGCAACTACTACTCCATCTTTCTTTAGCTGCCAAGTCCAccttaactttttctttttctttttcttcttcttagctAGTACTATATCCTTGTTCTGCATACATATTTACAGAGTGGATGGAtcttgttgatgcatgttgGCTTAGCAAAGGGCTGTTTACAGAGTTTATTGGCATTCCGTCCACCTCCACTTGCTCTTTGGATCTCCACGGAGGAGGAGAGGAGGTGGACATACTGCCAACTGATCTCTGTTAGCTTCTCTTTGTAAAGTCTTCCATGCTTTTTTATCAACCTTGCTGCCCTAACTCactttaatttctttcttttattaattttttttttgtcatttatttttgtatattggaTTTGATCATATACTAGCTTCCTATATGCTTGTTGTCAATCTGTTCTTATTTTAAGATATcagtttcttctttctttcttttttcttttgtgttcaGGGTTCGATTTCTGATCTTACATGTAAAATGTGATTTTCTTATTAACTGAACTATTCACGGGATAGAGATCAATTTGTTCTAGTTTATATGCATATACCTAAAGTTCACTATAGATCAATCAACCAGAGATATATAAAGGGGAGATCTTTCTGTTAGCACTCGCTCCATCTTGTATGATGAAAACCCTAGCTAACTATAGCTAGCTAGCAAGCTGATTTATTGTTTCCACTTTCCCATGTATATATGGTTCTTTCTTTCATCTTGGATCCATATGTTGTAAGTAATTGTGTATACAAGGTCTATAGGTTTACATTACAAGAAGAGGAAGAGGGTCATTTAATTTACATGGATCTATCTGCAGGTGAGTGAGTTGGAGGTGAATCCATTTTTGTTTCATGTTTAATGATAGTACTAATAAAgacctaattttatttttattgatcaatAAATAGATGCATTAATTTGAAGGTAAATATTCCATGTTCTGACATGTTGATATGGTTGATCATTTGATTAGATGACAAAAAGTGGGAAAGGAGGAGATATGAAGATCCATAGCTCATGCATTCCTGACACTATACTATATATTACTGTCatatctttcattttcattattacTAGTTACTAGCTAGAGTATTATTACTATTAAAATAAGGGGTAAATAGTTTTATACCCTACAAAGTAGTAGAATTTTGCTTTTATCCctgacaaatattttttttttattatctccTATAATTGGAAGATTCTCTGGTTTACATctttatgaaaaatgttaacttAACATTCCGTCTTTTTGCCCATCGTAATGTTAGCGAGTTTTGGTTTATCCCCTGACTGATCATGTAATGTCATCATTTTTGTGGAATCTTAGGTAACATTTTTCATGAGGGGTAAACCAGAGAATTCCATAATACAGGggataatccaaaaaaaatatttgtaaaggATAAACCAAAACGCGCCTACTTTGTAGGGAAtaaaaaccctatttacccttgaAATAAGTTACTTTCATAGCTAATATAGCGCAGCTGGTGCAACTATCATGGATAAGGCAAATGAGATTGGACCATGCAGTCTAGAAATGAAGCAGTTATACTACGCAGTAGTATATGGCATACAGGGAGTCAGCCACATACTCAAATGTATGCATGAAGATGATGATCCCACCTTAACATCAacaaattaactaaataaatccTAATTAGACTAAACAAATCTCTATTTAATTTCATCCTAAGGTGATAGAATTTGTGTGTGTCCAAATCAAAAgatcctttcttttttttttacaaatcaaacaaacatatgaatatggctaatatatttttgttgagTTGTGATGGTTGAGATCATATGAGGAAGATGAAGGTGGAATTGGTGGAGAGAGTTGTATAGTAGTATTAGTACTGGTTAGAGAGTGAGAGTGAATGAAAGGTATGGAGAGAAGAGAATGAGGTATATAAAGTGGGAAAGGAGTTGATATGAAGATCCATAGCTCATGCATTCCTGACACTATACTACTGCTGCCATATCTTTGATTTTCATTATTACTAGTTACTAGCTAGAGTATATTAAAATGTTCATAGCGCAGCTGGTGCAGGTAGCTAGCTAGCATGGACAGGGTCGTCCTGCAATTTAATGTGCCCTATACAAATTATAATTTTGctgttctatttttttaagtcatataattataaatatataacattaaataaaagttaaagaTTATAATTTTAGTTGTTAAAACCTCTCTAAtataacttttaattctttAGATATATTTCACTATTAAGATCataaaaatctaaatttattttaaaatttattatacCACGTACGCACGCACACACGAGTGCACGCACATATGCACacataaagttaaaaaaaatagtaccaCTAGAATTTTGACACCTTATGTCGTCGCTCCTCTAGAACACTCTCTTAAGCATGGATAAGGCAAATGAGATTGGGGTGTAATGTAGGAGTAAGTAAGCATTAAAATCCGGCTAACCCAAGTTACTTTTGAGCTAGCTATCTATCATCCGCCTATAATAATATCGAGTACTCGCTCACTTTTGCATTtattatttatctatttgttcacttgtgtttttgtatttgtGTCCTTGTTTCTATCTAGGCTCCACGACCACGAGGTCTCTCTCAAGTTCAAAGGTAGCCAGCTACCCTCATCATTGCATTTTGACATTATTAATTGCAGTACAACACTCCTTCAAACCGACCCGGCGCGTGAcaagtaataataatacaattgtGAAAATTTTGCTTGCCCATATTTGGACACCAAAATTTGACCAATTATAAAGTTTTGGGCCATGAGGATTGAGGCACGTAGTAAGGTTGTCAAGTACTACATAGAAGTTTTGTAATTAATGATAcacaaaaatttaatgtttaaaagattaaatacataattttcaagAATTGTTTTTCATATGTGTCTCCTTAACATTTGCCCCAagagcacatgttaacatttttttaaagtttttttcttataaaaattattaagtttttttttttcttttgagctAAGCAATTTGAATTTGGGCGAGCAtggtataaaatataaataaggatTAATGggtctttttttattttttgtatatacAAACTGTTTTTCGGTATTTTGCATTTAAAACACttgtttaattttaaatgaaaacaaattataaagggTAACATGAGTTTTagataaataataatgataaatatgaaagaaaatatatttttcaaataataatatatattttgatatgAGTGTGTCCAAATTTTACATCCACTATTTATTCAAAGTAcattcctctcttttttttctctccaaaTCTCCCTAACACCCTAGCCTAAGTCCAAATCTATACTGAAGAATGTCTGAAATTATTTTAGGAATAGGCCACTTCATGACTTCAAGCAAGTTGAAATTGGAGTTTGTAACGCATATGATGGAATTTTGGTCACGCATTATTTTTATGAATCTCTTCATTTTGTTTAGTCCCTcgaacataatttttcattctcCTTAGTATTTTGTTTATGCTCAATCATTTGATTTattatagggactaaaatggTAAAATGAATTCAAACAGAAAAAATATATGGATTAAAAAGCATTATATATTCCACAAAACAATACAATTCATTTGATAAAATACTACAAAGACATTTGATcagtttggttttttttttacggacaAAGTCACATATATTAGTTGTTAATATTAGTattgtctttttttattattagaacttgaatatatattattttacatcTTAAAATCTTtaacttttagttcaaattagTTGAACTATCCACATCATCTGATCAGTTTGGTGAAGTGAATCATttaatgagaaatttgagactTGAGTTGAGTTCAACCCTTAAGGTGAAAGATTCTTTAGGTTAGGCGTCATGACTGAGGTTCAAATTCTGGGTGGCAAAGCAGACagcccgccccgtttaagcCCGCGCCAAACGTCGGGCAGGGAGGACCAATTTAGGTGTGCGGGCTCAAAACTAGTGACGCGGTGCGGATTGTTTATTTCCGGTCCGccaatttgtatttttattttacaatttgatTCACTacataatttacaaaaaaaacatTACCAAAGAAGccgacaaaaaatattttttaacatcGCATAATAAAACTTCAGCAAGTCTATAACACCAAACAACTTAACTATAACACCAAAAGCAAGAAAACCTAGTTTTGAAAGTATATGGAATAAgtataggaagaaaaaaaaaatagtggattAGGTTCCTCTCATATATATACTTCAATGCAccaccaaattttattttaagtaaaaaaaataaaaaaaataagaaataaagcCCGCGAGCAAAACTTGTCCGCCCACCATTGCCTCATTTTTTAAACGGGCTAGGTGGGACTGGCCAACTTAAGatatcaaacaaaaaatctcagttttacGTCAAACGGATCGGTCCACCAGACCCGACCCGTTTTGCCACCCCTAATTTTGTGTGTCTGAATATAATAATGATTTcgtctaaaaaaataaattacaaagaaagaTTTGAAACACAACCAAATAGAGTGGATTCTCTCAATTTGTTTTTCCTCATGTTCCTCAAGTTTGCCGATCAGCATCCTTGAAttcaccttttttttctttccttttctcatttttctctctttccaaATCAAGGGTTTACTACTctaaaaatttgaagaaaaaatattcctTCCATACTAGTAATTTAGAAGTAAAATTTTGTTTGGTAAGATAATTTATAAGCatttttcctttaatttttttttgcccaTGAGTGTGTGTCTAACACCTCAAATTTATGATTGTGTCTAATTAAGTATTTCTCTATTTTGCGACGGAggtagtatattttttttcttcttattttatcATCATtatcttgaaaaaaaaagtaaatattaattaaaggtATTAATTAAATTGGATGATGCCAtaaatgagaatgagaatgagaatgagaatCCTTGtgatgtttgtttgtttgtaagCAAGAGAGGACAGAAACAGAACAGAATGACACAAAATGGCGACATAATGACTCTCTCTCACACTGTAAAgggatagatagatagatttgtgggaaagagaaagagagaatttTGAAATGGAAAGTGAAACTTAGCAGCAGCGTAGCGCCCTATAAATAGCAGCGATGATGTTGTCATCATATACCCATTGCCATTGCCGCTTCCTCcttcctttcttcttcttcttcaaatcccactcttcttcttcttcttcttcttcttcttcttcttcttcttcttcttcttcttcttcttcttctacattCCTCCttagaacaaaaacaacaacaagaatGGGTTCGCTCTCTGCCTTACATGATGAGGTCATCCAATATCCCATTGCTCGCAGAGACCACTCCATCGTTGATAACTATCACGGTGTTAACATTCCCGACCCTTACCGATGGTATATatgtattaatattaattaatatacccttccttttatttatttatttatttatttatttatttatttatttatttatcagcTCAGTGACTCATCCaagcttaatttgtttttgttttattaggCTTGAAAATCCTGATTCAGAACAAGTCAAGCACTTTGTACAAAAACAGGTTGTGTTGACGGATTCAGtgctcaaaacatgcgattATTTTAGAACCAAACTTGGTGAAACTATAAAAAAGGTGTTTGATCATCCTCGTTATTCTGCTCCTTTCAAAAGAGGGTCTAACACATACTTTTACTTCCACAATACCGGTCTTCAACCTCAGAGCGTCCTTTATGTCCAGGATGGTTTCGAGGCTCAACCACAGGTTTTGCTTGATCCCAATCTTCTCAGTCATGATGGCACCGTTTCACTCAACACTTACTCTGTTACCAAAGATGCTAACTTCTTGGCTTATGGACTCAGTTCAAGTGGTAGTGACTGGGTCACCATAAAGGTCATGCGTCTTCATCACAACCTTCTTCAGCCTGATACTTTGTCCTGGGTCAGTCTCAGTCAGTAATAATATCTCATACATACTCTTTTAACTTGTTAATAATCAACTGAACCATTCATAATTGAGTGtgtttcattttcaatttcattcagGTTAAGTTTTCCTCTATTAGTTGGACACATGATAGCAAAGGTTTTTTTTACAGCCGCTATCCCGCTCCAACAATCAAGTAAGTCATTTGTATTCTCTTTTACAATTCATATTCCTTatagtaatttatttatgtgGAGATCTTGTCAATAACAGTTAGCCAGTCATATATATCAATGTTGTgttgtgttttcttttcttgattGATTACTTTGATTATTTACAATATAGGGATGGGGAACTGGTTGATGCTGGGACTGAGACTGATGCTAACCTTTATCATGAACTCTATTATCATTTTCTCGGCACCGATCAGTCGCAGGATATTCTGTGCTGGAGAGATCCTCACAACcctaaatatatgtttggaacAAGCGTCACTGATGACGGAAAGGTATCATAGTCTCCTTGCTTTAGTCACATATTTTTACAACTATCAATATGAATAAGCACAAAATATCAATATCAGATCATCACCGTATTTGTAGTACCTAAGATTAAAGTCAAAACATTGTAAGTCAGGaataatttgattttcattGGTCTGGTGCATTAGTGTCACCAAATATGAAATtctttttatatgtatatgacTTCAAATTTCCTAAGAAACTGActgttttatttgattttgcaGTATGTTCTTCTCTCTATTGAAGAAGGGTGTGATCCGGTTAACAAAATATACTACTTTGACTTGACCAAACTACCTAATGGTCTGGAAGGTTTTCGGAATGAAAATTCCGTCCTCCCTTTTGTAAAGCTTATTGATAACTTTGATGCAAAGTATCAACCCATTGCAAATGATGACACTGTGTTTACATTTTTAACTAATAAAGATGCTCCAAAATATAAACTAGTCCGAGTAGATTTGAAAGAACCAAATACTTGGACTGATGTTATCCAAGAATCTGAGAAAGATGTACTGGAGTCAGCATATGCTGTGAATGGTAACCAACTGATAGTGAGCTACTTGAGTGATGTGAAATATGTTCTGCAAGTAAGAGACTTAGAAACAGGTTCCCTGCAGCATCAATTACCAATTGACATAGGCACAGTTAGTGAAATATCTGCACGGCGTGAAGATAGTGTGGTTTTCATTGGCTTTACAAGCTTTTTAACTCCCGGTATCATATATCAATACAACCTGGAAACACAGATTCCTGACATGAAGATCTTTCGTGAGATTGTTGTCCCTGGGTTTGACCGCTCTGAGTTTCATGTCAATCAGGTAAATGATGAAGGCTAAAAAACACTCACTCGTGCTCATTGTatatcaaaatttgaaatatcatTACTTTGGTATGAGTATGGCCATTGCTGTCTCTTGAAATCTGtttgttttattgttgtttCATTTGCTTTTGTTCGGTTTTGACATAAAATTATACATTTCAGGTTTTTGTGCCTAGTAAAGATGGTACCAAGATCCCAATGTTCATTGTTGCCAGAAAGGATATTATTTTAGATGGTTCACACCCTTGTTTGTTATATGGATATGGTGGGTTTAACATCAGTCTTACACCATTTTTCAGTGCCAGCCGTATTGTCCTGGCGAAACATTTAGGTTCTGTTTTCTGCATAGCAAATATTCGAGGTGGTGGAGAATATGGAGAGGAATGGCATAAAGCAGGATCCCTTGCAAAAAAGCAAAATTGCTTTGATGACTTCATTTCTGCAGCTGAATACCTTGTATCTACTGGTTATacccaacccaaaaaattatgcattgaaGGTGGAAGCAATGGTGGACTTCTTGTTGGCGCTTGCATTAATCAGGTCTGATTCATTTTCTATTCAATTGGGAGTTGCATTTGTTCTTTTCTTCCTAACTCCTGATTTTTATTGCCCCCCCTGCATTGAGCTGGCTGTATTTACTATTTCTCCCCATTTTGAACAGAGACCTGATCTTTTTGGGTGTGCACTGGCTCATGTTGGGGTTATGGACATGTTGCGGTTCCACAAATTCACTATAGGTTTGTTCTGATGTGTTCTTTGTATTGTGTACTAATTTGTTGTGTTTTTATACTGATATTGTATATTGATTTGGTGTTTTGTTATTCAGGTCATGCTTGGACCTCAGATTTTGGTTGTTCTGACAAAGAGGAAGAATTTCATTGGCTAATCAAGTGAGTTTGGTTTCCTGATCTTCATTGAGCTTACAAGTGATGTTGCAGGCTGTGATGAAGGGACATGTGTGTGTGAGAGATATCTTATGATAATACTATGTTGTTTTAGGTACTCACCATTGCATAATGTCCGGAGACCATGGGAACAACATCCAGACAAGTCAATTCAGTACCCATCAACAATGCTATTGACAGCTGATCATGATGATCGTGTTGTACCATTGCATTCATTGAAGCTTTTAGCGGTTAGCCGGCTTCCCATAATTtctgaatttatttattttgctagCTGCAAAATATTAACTTATACTCCAAATATTTATCAGACCATGCAGCATGTCCTTGTTACTAGCCTGGATAAAAGTCCCCAGACAAACCCAATAATTGCTCGAATTGAATGCAAAGCTGGACATGGAGCTGGTCGTCCAACACAGAAAAcggtaataattttgttttggttcTAGCTTCCATATAGTATTGTTGTATTGTTATCTTGGCAAGTTATACTAATAAGTTATTGACCGCAGATTGATGAAGCTGCTGACCGGTATGGTTTTATGGCAAAGATGTTAGAGGCTCTTTGGATTGAGTAGAGTTGGAGGTGGATatcatttctttcttttccaCCCATGACAATTTGATAATAACGGAACAGCATTAGGTGGTTTCTTGAATACTATACAGCCATGGCAGTGGCCTAAGAAGGCTTGTTATATTCAGTCATTTTTGTTTTCCCTTTCTCGACACAATAGAAAAGTTATCACTCTTCAATAATAACATTATTACACTACATAGGTTGCAATATGAAATGTACATATCCCCTTGTATTATTGGAATGGAACAAGATTCCTCCTGAAATATTCAAGAATGAATGCTAATTAATGTAATAATGTTGTTCTTAAGACATACGAACAAACCTCGACACAAAACACCCGGCTAACAAAACCGTCGGCGATGAGGCTGCCAAACGACGAACACACAAAGAAACTCCGGCGAGAACAAAAACCCAACCCTTCTAAATTGGTGGATACACATCTACGACCCACCATCCCATAAAAGGAACCGCAACCAACACAACACATCAACGAAAAAGACGACGGTGGAGGGAGGTGTAGAAACGGCCGCTGGAAAGGAAGGAACAGAACCACCACTGCGATGGAGGCGGGGCTGGTTGAACCAAACCAGTGAACAAATAGATCTGACTGAGGCAGAACAAGCGGACACAGAGAAGCAGCCACCGTGTACTAACCCACAAACCACCGTAAAATCACCGGCGCCTGACTGGATAACAGTGGTGCGGAGGGAAGCACCGCAAAATCCTTCTATTGAATTGCATTGGATTTAAAGAGACAAGACCTCTATTAGAGTTTGATGCTTTAAATCCAATGCATAATATGAATGAGGTCTTGTCGCTGTATGTCCAATAGAAGGATTGACCTCAAAGAATGACTCACGTTAGCTCTAAACTCATCTAGTCAAAACTCAACATTTAATTGGCCTAGATTTTTCTCATTGGAAGACACACTTTTCAACAACGAAGAACGTGAATTTGATATTATGATTTGACTAAATGTAAAGAATATGAAAATTGAAGTGTATGTCTAGATTGGTGAGTTTATGAAAATCACGGTTGATCACCATGATTTTGACAaaagctatatatatattagagcTTCAACATAATCACAAGTCTCACTTTGTTTCGCCAAACTCACTACCATCTAAACATACATTAAGTCTACAATGAACACAGTGTGTGTGATTAAACACACATTTCCTGTTCACCGTGCAGTATAGTTCCTATTTAAGAAAATTGATTGATATTAACGTACTACTTGTAAAGTGTATCTAATTTCTAtactacaaaaaataattataaataaattcaactttttaaacTCGCTTTTAGAATATCATTTCAAATATCTATTTTAAGTAACATTAACCGTTTGCCTCgacaaaaaaaactaactctgtcaaaatcaattctaaatctaataatttattaagaactaaaatttaaaatggattTGGATCCTTTACAACTACAGTATGGAGTTGCGGTAGAGGATCCAAACACGGGCAATGAGATACTTTTAAGTCAGGAAACATTCCATTTTGATGTCCGTCACATCAAGTTGCAAAATTTCAGCTCTACAACCGAACATAGATCCAACGCTGCAAAACCAAAAGTAATAAATAGTGCATTAGCCAGTATGGTAATGTATAGTTGAGGCAGTAGCATTATAGGTATATAAAGCATACCTAGGATGCGTGCGTCCAAGATCCCCATGAACGAATTCCTTGATGTAGGTCCCGGCCTGCACAATCGTATTTGAATTTTTACAAATTAGTGAGTACAGATTTTGCTGTCCATAACAACCAATAATTATTGTTGGGTTGGAACATGGGGGAATAGAACTCATGCTAGGTCCTCTAGTTCAAACCACACTAGTCTAGACAAAATGGAAGTCAGTTATTACATTGTGATAATAATTCCTTTTGCCCAAATAAAATATGTACCAGCCTACATGTTTTCTGCAAATTTGTCACCATTCATTGCCAATCAAATGTAAAGGCCTATGGTTGGATTGGAGCTACAGCTACCACATAAATGGTGTTAAAAACTGTtagaataatataaaaccattgatatagCTCTATcttaacagcttaagcttttgggataatcggttatttgacttggtatcagagcctctatgactaagtggtctagagttcgatacccgctcccctcactttctaattaaaaagtggaatttaagcatatggtaggcgggcctatgcattatccacgcttcaagcccaagtgggctcttgcgcgagggggcgtgttagaaataatataaaaccattgatgtagCTCTATCCTaatagcttaagcttttgggataatcggttatttgactaCATCACTTTGTGTTAGCTCTAATTTAAAATTAACCCAGTCATTGAGAATTTTCATTTACATACGAGGGAATATAAAACAATACCTGTGTACATAGatgcaaaagaaaatattgGGAACTTCCAGCAATTGTCTCTATTTTCATCCTAATGATTTGAGAAACAGAAGGGATGGCAAAATTTCAGTTACTGGTTTGAATCTGGCCTTCTTGATTGTGAGATTGGCATAAAAATATTAAGTATCAACATATAGTCATACcaatgaatgattttttcacGCTCTAAAGGACTGCGACGGTGTAGCACCCTGATAGGGGTCCTTTGCAAAACTTTCTGCACAAAACAAAAAGCGATTTTCAGAGTTACagattaaaacaaaaagatCTGCTAATATGCAAAAATTCCAGTAGAGATTATTCCAATGTTAGCATGAGCCAAGGCAAAACAAACGTTGGTCAAGCACTCAAGCTACGGCAAGACTTAAATGAGTACAAGTTATACAATCAGGATGTGATATAATAAAAGTTGACAACTTTGTGCACTACTTGGCCTATATTAATCATGCAAGGACCGAAATAACCTACATTCTGCCAGTTTATGGAAAACATTTCTTACAAAGTACAAGTTAGGTAACAACTTAGCAAGTATtatgcaacaacaaaaaaactcaCCAAATCCTTGACTGAAGACACATGTTGAAAATCTTCATCCGTCAGAGGTCGAGAAATCCACACTAAAGCAGCATATTGCTTCTATACAATTTGAAGAGTATAATAGTAAGGATGACTCAGATGTAACAATGAATGACTCAAAGCTGCAGTTGAGTAGTTGACtgtaaaataaaag from Trifolium pratense cultivar HEN17-A07 linkage group LG1, ARS_RC_1.1, whole genome shotgun sequence includes these protein-coding regions:
- the LOC123907538 gene encoding prolyl endopeptidase-like, producing MMLSSYTHCHCRFLLPFFFFFKSHSSSSFLLRTKTTTRMGSLSALHDEVIQYPIARRDHSIVDNYHGVNIPDPYRWLENPDSEQVKHFVQKQVVLTDSVLKTCDYFRTKLGETIKKVFDHPRYSAPFKRGSNTYFYFHNTGLQPQSVLYVQDGFEAQPQVLLDPNLLSHDGTVSLNTYSVTKDANFLAYGLSSSGSDWVTIKVMRLHHNLLQPDTLSWVKFSSISWTHDSKGFFYSRYPAPTIKDGELVDAGTETDANLYHELYYHFLGTDQSQDILCWRDPHNPKYMFGTSVTDDGKYVLLSIEEGCDPVNKIYYFDLTKLPNGLEGFRNENSVLPFVKLIDNFDAKYQPIANDDTVFTFLTNKDAPKYKLVRVDLKEPNTWTDVIQESEKDVLESAYAVNGNQLIVSYLSDVKYVLQVRDLETGSLQHQLPIDIGTVSEISARREDSVVFIGFTSFLTPGIIYQYNLETQIPDMKIFREIVVPGFDRSEFHVNQVFVPSKDGTKIPMFIVARKDIILDGSHPCLLYGYGGFNISLTPFFSASRIVLAKHLGSVFCIANIRGGGEYGEEWHKAGSLAKKQNCFDDFISAAEYLVSTGYTQPKKLCIEGGSNGGLLVGACINQRPDLFGCALAHVGVMDMLRFHKFTIGHAWTSDFGCSDKEEEFHWLIKYSPLHNVRRPWEQHPDKSIQYPSTMLLTADHDDRVVPLHSLKLLATMQHVLVTSLDKSPQTNPIIARIECKAGHGAGRPTQKTIDEAADRYGFMAKMLEALWIE